Part of the Natrinema caseinilyticum genome is shown below.
GACCGGAGCGAGGAGACGCTAAACGACTCGATTATTGGAACTGTGCTCGCGCAGTACGGCGCGTTAGGCGCTGAGACGCTCACTCCGTCGGTCATCCACTCGTTCGGTCACGGTATCGCCCGCGGGTACGCGATCCAGCAGGGAGGGGCCCACGGGATAATCGCCCCCTACGCGCTCCGGCACCTGTTCGATACCGTCGACGGCCGCCGTAATCTCCTGGCCGAAGGTCTCGACGTCGACGAGGCGGATACCGCCGAGGAAACCGCGAGCGCGGTCGTCGAAGCCGTCACGGCCGTGCGCGACGCGCTCGGTCTCCCGTCGCGGCTTCGGTCCATCGACGATCTGTACGAGTCCGATTTGCCAGACGTCGCGGCCGACGTAGCGGATGACGTCATGATGGAGAACGCGCCCGAGGGATTCGAGCCGACCGAGGACGAGCTCGAGGCGGTGCTCCGCGACGCGTGGTGAACGCCGGTTCGGTCCGACCTAGAAGGTCGGAAGCGGATCGAGTTCGTCCATCTCGACGTCCTCGTACGCGTCGCGGGCGATCACGCGTTTGTGGACCTCGTCGGGACCGTCGACGATGCGGAACTGGCGAACGTTCTCGTAGAAGTCGGCGATGGGCAGGTCCTTGCCGATCCCGCTGGCCCCGCAGAACTGCAGGGCCGTATTGATCGCGTTTTCCGTGACGTTGGCGGTAAAGAACTTGCACATGGACACCTCGACGCGAGCCTGATTGCCGCGGGAGATCTCGTTGGCGGCGTGGCGGACCATCGTCCGTGCGGCGTGGAGGTTCGTCTCGGCTTCCGCGATGTCGAATCGGACTCCCTGTTTGTCGGCGACCGGCCCGCCGAATCCCTCGCGGTCGCTCGTGTACGCTTTCGCGACCTCCAGCGCTCGCGAAGCCATGCCCGAGTATCGCATACAGTGAGTGAGCCTCGCCGGACCGAGACGTTTCTGTGCGATGGTGAATCCTTGCCCTTCCTCCCCCAGGAGGTTCTCCTCCGGAACGCGAACGTCCTCGTAGAGGACTTCCGAATGTACCATTGACGTGATATCGTCGCCCATATGCGGGATGTCTCGCTTCACCTCGAGACCGGGCGTGTCTTCGGGGATAATGATGAGCGAGCAGCTCTCGTACGGGTGGCTCTCCTGATCGGTCCGGGCCAGCGTGATGAAGAAGTCCGCTTCGCTGCCGTTCGTGATCCACCACTTGTGTCCGTTGATCACCCACTCGTCCCCGTCTTTCTCTGCGGTGGTCTTGACCATCTTCGGGTCCGCACCACCCCCCTGACGGGGTTCCGTCATCGAGAACGCGGAGGTGAGTTCGCCACGGAGGAGCGGCTCGAGCCACCGCTCCTGTTGGTTTTCAGTGCCAGCGAGTTCGAGCGTGTGCATGTTGCCCTCGTCGGGAGCGTCGACGCGCATCGCCGGCGGAGCGAGGAGGCTCCGCCCTGCTTCCTCGAAAAGCGGGAGGACGTCCCGGAACTCGACGCCCATGCCGCCGTGTTCTTCGCCGATCTGGGGCGCGTACAGGTCCCGCTCTCGAGCCTCCTCGCGGAGGTCGGCGATGACGTCGTCGGGGACTTTCGTCCCACCCTCCAGTTCGCGCTCTCGGGGAATGACGACCTCGTCGACGAACGATCGTGCTCGCTGTGCTAGCTCCCTCGCTCGTTCGGAGTCTTGGTACTCCATGCCTACACGCTTGACAGAAAGTGACATATATTTATCCCTGGGGAAGCCGCGATCAGAGGTCATCGCGGTCGACTGGCTCGATACCGGCGCCGTCACCGATATCGTCGTATTCCTCGCGACCCGTCGGTCGGAGATGGACAGTCCCGAGTTTGTCACTGTTCCGGCCGACTCGACTCCGCTCGTCCGTCGCTGAGCTGACGACGGTCGGCCGACCAGCGTCGATCAGGTCGTTCGCAGCGATCGCTGTTCAGATAGCGTCGTTCTCTTCGAGTTCCGTCAGGCGATCTTCGGAGAGTACTCGTGAAAGGACGTCGTGCGTGTGTTCGCCGAACTCCGGTGCCGGCGAACGCATATCGTCGATATCGCTCGAGGACTTCGCCGGAAAGCCGACGTACGAGAAGGGGTCGCCGTCGCCGACGTCCATCTCGCGGACCATCTCTCGCGACTCGAGCTGTGGGTGTTCGAACACCTCGTCGAACTCGTTGACCGGGGCGAACATCGTCTCGTCCGAGAGATACTCCTCCCACTCGTCCCGTGTTCGGGTCTCGAATTCGGCCTGCAGTTCCTCGCGAGCGTACTCGGCGTCCGCTCCGGTCGCGAACTGGTATTCCGCCAGGTCCTCCCGTCCCAACTCCTCGAGCAACTGCTCCCAGAACTTGTCCTCGCGAGCTGCGATCGTCACGTACTCACCGTCTTTCGTCTCGTACACGTCGTAGCACGGCGCCGTCATGGCCGACGGCGATTGCTCGTCCTCGGGCACCTCCTCGCTCATGAACGCTCGCCAGCTCTGTCCGGTGCCAAGCGACGCGACGACGTCGGTCATCGACACGTCGAGATACTGGCCGCCGTTGCCGGCCTCGCGGTCCAAGAGCGCAGATGCGATCATGAACGCGCTGAACATTCCGCCGACTTTGTCTCCGATCTGGTAGGTTGGAACCGCCGGGAACGAACCGTCTTTCGAGACAGTGTCGTGCATCAAACCGGCTAAGCCGACGTAGTTGATGTCGTGGCCGACTCGGTCGCTGTACGGACCGTCCTGTCCGTACCCGGACAGCGAACAGTAGACGATGTCTTCGTTCACCGCTCGAACATCGTCGTACCCGATGCCGAGCCGATCGACGACGCCCGGTCGGAACTGCTCGAAGACGACGTCCGCATCAGCGGCCAGTTCGAGGAACGCTTCCCGTCCTTCATCGCTTTTCAGATCAAGCGTGACGCTCTTCTTGTTCCGGTTGACCGAGTGGAAGAGCGCGCCCGAATCCGTGGGCTCGACCACCGGCTCGAGCCAACGGGCGTAGTCCCCTCGCGTCGGCTCTTCGATCTTGATCACTTCGGCGCCCATGTCGCCCAGCAGCATCGTTCCGTACGGACCGGGAAGCAGCCACGTCAGGTCGAGTACCGTGTAGTCCTCGAGATTCATGCGTCCCTCCCCCGGGATGTGAGTCGTTTCCGATGGCTGGTCGTCGTCTCGGTACTCCGGACGGTTCGCTCCGATGAATGGCCGTTCGCTGGCTGTCGTGTCGCCATACCGATTGCAGAGTACGCATTCTCATATGAAGATTTGGGGGCAACAACGGGGACCATCTCGCCCGCGTCGATTCGGATCGCCCGATCCGGGACCGCCGGTGCACCGGAATTCCGCACCCGTCGGGCGTTCGACGGCGGCAGGCTTCGGCGAACGGGGTTAAGATTAAACTGCCTCGGTAACGAGCATCGAAGGGACGACAATGGCCGAAAATGAAATATATCTCGAGCGACTCGTCAACGAAGCCGCATTGAAAGCGTATCTCGAGCGAGAGCTCGGCGACGCCAGATCCGTCTCCGTTCGGTACCACGACGAAGGACACTCGAACGAGACGTTGTTCATCGAGTGGGGCGATCGAGAGCTCGTGATGCGCCGTCCACCCGCCGGAGAGACGGCCGACACGGCTCACGACGTCCTCCGAGAGTATCGCGTCATCTCCGCTCTCGATGGGACGGACGTTCCGGTCCCGACGCCGGTGCTGGGCTGTGACGATGCGTCGGTGATCGGCGGCGAGTTCTATCTGATGGACCGACTCGAGGGAGACGTTATCCGCGATCACGAACCCGAACGGTTCGCTAAGCCGGAACAGCGCCGCCGGATCAGCGAAACACTCATCGATACCCTCGCTGAGATTCACACGATCGACCCCGAAGCGGTCGGGCTTGGTGATCTCGGCCGACCCGA
Proteins encoded:
- a CDS encoding acyl-CoA dehydrogenase family protein, which gives rise to MEYQDSERARELAQRARSFVDEVVIPRERELEGGTKVPDDVIADLREEARERDLYAPQIGEEHGGMGVEFRDVLPLFEEAGRSLLAPPAMRVDAPDEGNMHTLELAGTENQQERWLEPLLRGELTSAFSMTEPRQGGGADPKMVKTTAEKDGDEWVINGHKWWITNGSEADFFITLARTDQESHPYESCSLIIIPEDTPGLEVKRDIPHMGDDITSMVHSEVLYEDVRVPEENLLGEEGQGFTIAQKRLGPARLTHCMRYSGMASRALEVAKAYTSDREGFGGPVADKQGVRFDIAEAETNLHAARTMVRHAANEISRGNQARVEVSMCKFFTANVTENAINTALQFCGASGIGKDLPIADFYENVRQFRIVDGPDEVHKRVIARDAYEDVEMDELDPLPTF
- a CDS encoding CaiB/BaiF CoA transferase family protein → MNLEDYTVLDLTWLLPGPYGTMLLGDMGAEVIKIEEPTRGDYARWLEPVVEPTDSGALFHSVNRNKKSVTLDLKSDEGREAFLELAADADVVFEQFRPGVVDRLGIGYDDVRAVNEDIVYCSLSGYGQDGPYSDRVGHDINYVGLAGLMHDTVSKDGSFPAVPTYQIGDKVGGMFSAFMIASALLDREAGNGGQYLDVSMTDVVASLGTGQSWRAFMSEEVPEDEQSPSAMTAPCYDVYETKDGEYVTIAAREDKFWEQLLEELGREDLAEYQFATGADAEYAREELQAEFETRTRDEWEEYLSDETMFAPVNEFDEVFEHPQLESREMVREMDVGDGDPFSYVGFPAKSSSDIDDMRSPAPEFGEHTHDVLSRVLSEDRLTELEENDAI